The Longimicrobium sp. nucleotide sequence GACTTCGGGAGCCAGCGGCCGCGCACCATCACCCCGGCGATGCGGCTGACGTTGCGGACGTCCGCCAGCGGGTCGGCGTCGAGGAGCACCAGGTCGGCGCGCTGGCCGGGGGCGATGGTGCCGACGCGGTCCTGGTTCTTGAAGTACTCGCCCACGTTGCGCGTGCCGGTCACCAGGATCTCGTACGGCGACATCCCGGCGGCGGCCATGCGCGTGAGCTCGCGGTGCAGCGAGAAGCCGGGGACGCTGAACTGCTGCGGCGCGTCGGTGCCCATCAGGATGCGGGCGCCCCCCTCGTGCAGCGCCCGCAGCACGCGCATGCGGTGGTCGATCACCCGCGCGCTGAGGATGGGATCGAACTGCGGGCTGGCCATCCGCTGCCGGAAGGCGTTGGTCCACGCCTGCACCTGCTGCGGCGGCACGTAGCGCAGCTCGGGGTAGGCCACCAGGCTGTCCAGGCTGGCCGTGCCGAAGAGCACCTCCCAGAGCGCCATGGTGGGCACCACCCACGCCCCGGCCTCGCGGGTGCGGCGGACGATGTCGGCCAGGGCCGCGGGGTCGATCTCGCCCTGGAGGCCGTTCAGGTGCTCGACGTAGCCGTCGATGTGGTCGAAGGTCTCCTGCCCCATCTCGATGGCGTGCAGCAGCCCCACGTCTTTGGGGACGTGCCCGCCGAAGCGCATCCCCACCTCGCGGGCGGTGCGCGCCATGGCGTCGTACTCGTCGCGGGTGAGGCCCGGGTGCACCTTGAGCAGGTCCCACCCTTCCTGCTTCTGCTGGCGCACCATCTGGACGGCCTGCTCGGGGGAGCTCACCGACTGTCCGTTGAAGGAGGGGCCGGCCAGGTACAGGTTGGGCGACCAGATCTCGCCCCGCAGCGCGCGCTCGCGCAGCAGGAGCTGGTTGGGCGCGCCCAGCATCCCCCGCACGGTGGTGATGCCGTTGGCCAGGTACAGGAAGAGCGTGGCCTCGGTGTACTCGGGCGGGGCGTTGGGCGGGGGGACGTGGCCGTGCATCTCGGCCAGGCCGGGGATCAGCCACTTGCCGCGCCCGTCCACCACCCGCGCGCCGGCCGGGACGCGCACGCTGTTGCCGCCGCCCACCTCGGCGATGCGGCCGTCGTGCACCACCACCGTCTGCCCGGGGACGGCGCGCTCGCGGTCCATGGGGACGACGGTGACGTTCACGAAGGCGGTGACGGGGGTCGTGTCCACCTGCGCGGCGGGCGCGCACGCGGCGGCGAAGAGGGCGAGGGCGGTGAGCATGGCGCGTCGGCTCTCTAGGGTCGTCGGGGGATGCGGGGTCGGGATGCGCCTTCAGTCTTCCGCCGCGGGGCGCGAAGCGCAAGCGCGGAGGAGCGAAACGGGTGCGGCGGGGGCGTGAAGCGTGGAAGGGCGGGACGAGTGGTGCCGTCGATCGCGTAGTTCCACCTGCATGGCGGCGATCCAGTGGATGGACGCTCCTCCGTGCCGGCCGTCGTGCCGGAGTGCCGGGCACGGTCGGCGCAGCGCTCCCGGTCCAGGAGCTACCGTCCTGCATCGTGTCGTGCGCGGGATCGAGGCGGTATATTCGACGCGTCTGGAGGCCGGCATCAGGTCAGGCGTCTCACGGTCGGCGTTCTTGCCCCGGGCGGCGCTGGCAGTAAGCCTCGAAGGGTCTGCTTCCGGCACAGGAGCTGGGTGAGCATCGCTGGAGACAGGTCGTCTGGTGCGTCGCCCACGTTCTCACCCGCGCTCCCTTTCGCGAGAATGGCTTCCTCGGCCCCTCCTCCCGCCGACCCGACACGACCGGACGGTGAGGGCGAGACTGCTTCCTGGCAGCCGGTCCAGCGAGCCCGCGCTGAATCCGGCGTTCTCCGCTTCGCGGCGTGGCCGAACTTCTCCGTGAAGGGGTGGACATCGGCGATCCGCGAGCTTGCGATCATCGTCACAGGTGTGCTGATCGCGCTCTGGGTCAGCAACTGGAACGCGCGCCGCACCGACGCCAGGCTCGAGCGCGAGTACGTTTCTCGCCTCGCGGAGGATCTACGGTCGGACACGTCGATGTTCCGGCAGACGCTGCAGATGGCGGACAGCAAGTTGGAATACCTTCGCGTTCTGGGCCCACCGCTGCGGACTCCCGCCACCGAGATCACCGACACCCTACGTTTCCTGATAGCGATCGCCAGAAGCGCGAACCTGTCCTGGTCCAACCCGCCCGTGCGCAGCACCACCTTCGAGGAGCTGGAAACCACGGGCTACCTCCGGCTGATATCGGATCCACGCCTCCGCGCACGCATCACCGACTACTACTTCGTGGCAGCGAACGAGGACAGCCGCATCGAGAAGCGCCGGACCGGATACGGCGCGGTAAGCTATCAACTGGTGCCCCACCTGACCTACGGCATGCTCGGGATGCAGGAAAGGCCCGGCTCCCGGATCGATGAAGACTCCGAAGCCCTGCGGGCACTCTCCAGCGCGGAGCGAAAGGGCCTTGTCGAGCGCGCCCGCGCCTCCCGGCTGCGTGATCTCGTACAGGCGGAGGAGAACTTCGGGCGCTTTTACGGCCGGAGCCGGGTAGAGCTGCAGAGAAGAGCGGTCGCGCTGCTCGAGGATATCGAGCAAGAGCTCGGGGGCAGCCATCCTGTACGGAAAGGCGCGGCAGGTCGCTAGGCGCGACGATCTGCGACCTTGCATGCGCGGGAACGTACGTGGTCTCGCCGGCCCGCGCCCCGACCGCGGATGCAGGCGGCGCGGGGCGTCTGGTGATCCCAGGTCCGTCGCGGCCGGCGTGATTGCAAAAGAGGCGGACGACCGGCCGGTCGTCCGCCTCTTTCTTCCGATCCCCGATCCCCCGAGCGGCTACTTCTTCGCGAGGGGGACGCGCCAGACGCGCTCGGCGTACTCGCGCACGGAGCGGTCGCTGCTGAAGCGGCCGCAGCGGGCCACGTTCAGGATCGACGAGCGCGTCCACGCCTCGGGGTCGCGGTACGCCGCGTCGACCCGCACCTGCGCCTCCAGGTAGGCGTCGAAGTCGGCCAGCACCATGAAGGGGTCGTGGTGCAGGAGCCCCTCCACCAGCGGCCGGAAGAGCCCCGGCTCCTCGGGCGCGAGGATGCCGCTGCCGACGAAGTCGAGCACGCGCCGGAGCCGCGGGCTCTTCTCCGGCTCCTCGCGCGGGTTGTAGCCGGCCGCCTTCCTCGCCTCCACCTGGTCGGA carries:
- a CDS encoding amidohydrolase family protein — encoded protein: MLTALALFAAACAPAAQVDTTPVTAFVNVTVVPMDRERAVPGQTVVVHDGRIAEVGGGNSVRVPAGARVVDGRGKWLIPGLAEMHGHVPPPNAPPEYTEATLFLYLANGITTVRGMLGAPNQLLLRERALRGEIWSPNLYLAGPSFNGQSVSSPEQAVQMVRQQKQEGWDLLKVHPGLTRDEYDAMARTAREVGMRFGGHVPKDVGLLHAIEMGQETFDHIDGYVEHLNGLQGEIDPAALADIVRRTREAGAWVVPTMALWEVLFGTASLDSLVAYPELRYVPPQQVQAWTNAFRQRMASPQFDPILSARVIDHRMRVLRALHEGGARILMGTDAPQQFSVPGFSLHRELTRMAAAGMSPYEILVTGTRNVGEYFKNQDRVGTIAPGQRADLVLLDADPLADVRNVSRIAGVMVRGRWLPKSAIDARLEQIAARYRTAPGN